GATCCATTCCTTTGAGCACACCACTCCGTATCAAGGCATTGGCTGCCTCAAGGCCGCAGACATAGGCACGTTCCTGGCACAGTCCCTTGGCACCGTGCTCCCGGTCTCCCATCCGCACCCAGTCGCCAGCGCAGACCACGGATGGCAACGATGTTTGCAGCGGCGGACGTTGGCTGAAACTGCCAGGTGAGAACAACGACACCGAACCCGGGTAACGCCGCACCTCAAACTCCAGAGCCCGCGCCAACCGAAAACCCGGCACCGCCTGCGGCAGAAGCTCTTTCATCAGGGTGTCGACGATCTCGTGATCACTCAGAGCCGCAATCGCTGTGGCGTTGTAGAAGTCGCTGGCAACGACGGACCCCTGAGGAGCACGACCACCCCAGAGATCCGTTTCATCTCCTTTCTGCAGCTGGTCGAGCATGAAGAAGGTGGCACCCGAACCCTGCAATGGCGCAAAGCGCGAGAAGACATTGGCGGGATCGTCGACTGCGACATAGCGATCCAGCCACAACCGCACCGACACCACATCAATCGCGCCCAATGTGCCGGCAGCCACCAGCTCCGGTAGGGCTCCCGCACAGCACGGCGACTGCTCCATCAGAGCATTCATGCCCTTGGAACCCACCGCCAGAACAACCGCATCGACATCGTCGATCACACTTGTTCGTCCCGTTGCGGGCGAACGGACCTCCACAGACTGGATCGCTGCTGCCTGGTGATCGAGATTGAGACAAGTTGCCAGTGTGCCTCCCTGAACTGTGAGCTGACAACGGTCCAGCAAGCGTTCCGCCAATGGAGCGATCAACCGCTCTGCGATGGTCCCAGAACGAATCCAGCGCACATCGAAGGAGTCCTGATGCGCCAAGGCGTAGTAATAGAGCAGCTCCATGGTGACGGCAGCGGATAAGTCTTCGGGTGGCTTGAACAGCCCCACCAGAAGAATCGGACGCAAAAACTCATTGATCATCCGCTCACTGATCTTCAGTTGGCGGAACAGCGTCAGCGCATCGATGGCGTCATAACGCCGGAATGTTGCCTCACTGCGATTGAGATCAAGCATCGCCACCAGAAGCCCGGCGATACTCAATCGATCGGCAACTGGAAGGCGCTTGAAGTTCTTAACCGTCGCCATGGCCTGCCCCAAAGGACTGGGGAGCTGCCACCCATCACCAAACACCGGTGCGGTGGCCTCCAAACCATCGGGAGACCAGAAGGCACTGGTCGTGAAGTCGGTAAACACATGCTCGAGCTCGAGCTCATGGGTCAGCGCATTGATGTTGGGGTAATCCCTCCAGAAACCACGGGTACCGGCTTCAAAAGGGTTGCCAGATGCGGTGCGCGTTGGCGTACGACCTGTTGGATCCGCCATCCCATCGATCAGGGTGACCCGCATGCCTGCTTCACAGAGGGCTTTCGCAGCACCCCAGCCCGCCCAGCCAGCACCGATCACCACGACATGGGAGGACTCAGCCTGCGTGACCTTGGATTGCTCAGGCATCGAACCTTCAGAGATCGAATGAACCGTCTCCGCATCATGGAGCTCTGAGGCCGGCAACGGTCGCCATCTCCACTGAGCAGAACGGCTCAATAGCGTTGTCTCGAATGTTCAAAACCATCCGATGAATCCCGACACAAGCGCACGCTGGCCTGTTCTTCTTCCCTTGGTGTTGTTCTTCGGGGGGATCGGTGCAGCGGCAGCGATGACTCAGTTGCTGGGATCGTTCTGAAATTCAGCTCGTCATCAGACCAATTTCAAGGCGTGCAGAACCTGCACTCGGATGCCTCCCAAGCGGACCCATGCCCGCAGTGCATCGGCTTTGC
This genomic interval from Synechococcus sp. UW69 contains the following:
- a CDS encoding FAD-dependent oxidoreductase, with the protein product MPASELHDAETVHSISEGSMPEQSKVTQAESSHVVVIGAGWAGWGAAKALCEAGMRVTLIDGMADPTGRTPTRTASGNPFEAGTRGFWRDYPNINALTHELELEHVFTDFTTSAFWSPDGLEATAPVFGDGWQLPSPLGQAMATVKNFKRLPVADRLSIAGLLVAMLDLNRSEATFRRYDAIDALTLFRQLKISERMINEFLRPILLVGLFKPPEDLSAAVTMELLYYYALAHQDSFDVRWIRSGTIAERLIAPLAERLLDRCQLTVQGGTLATCLNLDHQAAAIQSVEVRSPATGRTSVIDDVDAVVLAVGSKGMNALMEQSPCCAGALPELVAAGTLGAIDVVSVRLWLDRYVAVDDPANVFSRFAPLQGSGATFFMLDQLQKGDETDLWGGRAPQGSVVASDFYNATAIAALSDHEIVDTLMKELLPQAVPGFRLARALEFEVRRYPGSVSLFSPGSFSQRPPLQTSLPSVVCAGDWVRMGDREHGAKGLCQERAYVCGLEAANALIRSGVLKGMDRATSREHEVLPIRPEEPQVLLGRAMNKLVMDPLEAFGIRLPWMP